One Tunturibacter gelidoferens genomic region harbors:
- a CDS encoding ferritin-like domain-containing protein: MATLETQQLDEIIVSTRRKMLTKGGAALAALAFGATTTPKAEAQAAAIGDSDILNFALNLEYLEAQFYNLAVYGVTIDKLPTPIPVSVNGVAAGTVTLSPTFSKVPFALSYIQAYATETATEEGKHVTFLQGALGSKAVSMPNIDLFNSFNALAAAANIAGGTFNPFASDANFLIGAYIFEDVGVSAYHGAAPLITDKVNVLPAAVGIHAVEAYHAGLIRTTINGLDGGGGTGPLSTLTQMISAARSSLANPDPKNPITTPFVTFTGSAADDIGVSTTQVALNTATANITASTIVDCDQNSLGWSRNTSQILAIVTGTTPTATVHQGVFFPNGLNGLIA; this comes from the coding sequence ATGGCAACTTTAGAGACACAGCAACTCGATGAAATTATCGTAAGTACCCGCCGAAAGATGCTCACCAAGGGAGGCGCCGCGCTGGCTGCTCTTGCCTTCGGCGCAACAACGACACCCAAAGCAGAGGCCCAGGCAGCCGCCATCGGTGACTCGGACATCCTCAACTTCGCCCTCAACCTGGAGTATCTCGAGGCACAGTTCTACAACCTCGCAGTCTATGGCGTCACCATCGACAAGCTGCCGACGCCGATCCCCGTCAGCGTCAACGGCGTAGCCGCTGGAACCGTCACCTTAAGCCCGACCTTCTCCAAGGTCCCGTTCGCGCTTTCGTACATTCAGGCCTATGCCACCGAGACAGCTACCGAAGAAGGCAAGCACGTCACCTTTCTCCAGGGCGCTCTCGGATCCAAGGCAGTCTCGATGCCCAACATCGACCTGTTCAACTCCTTCAACGCTCTCGCAGCTGCAGCGAACATCGCAGGCGGGACTTTCAACCCCTTCGCAAGCGACGCAAACTTCCTCATCGGCGCCTATATCTTCGAGGACGTGGGTGTCTCCGCATACCACGGTGCTGCCCCCTTGATCACCGACAAGGTCAATGTCCTCCCGGCTGCAGTAGGTATCCACGCGGTCGAGGCCTATCACGCCGGTCTCATCCGCACCACCATCAACGGTCTCGATGGCGGCGGTGGCACCGGACCGCTCAGCACGTTGACTCAGATGATCTCGGCGGCTCGCTCCTCGCTGGCCAATCCTGATCCTAAGAACCCGATCACAACTCCGTTTGTAACCTTCACAGGCTCAGCGGCAGACGACATCGGAGTCTCCACGACCCAGGTAGCGCTCAACACCGCCACCGCGAACATAACAGCCTCAACCATCGTCGACTGCGATCAGAACTCTCTGGGCTGGTCCCGTAACACCTCCCAGATCCTCGCAATCGTCACCGGTACTACGCCAACCGCAACAGTCCATCAGGGAGTCTTCTTCCCCAATGGCCTCAACGGTCTCATCGCATAG